The following is a genomic window from Staphylococcus capitis subsp. capitis.
GTAAGCTTGTATATCAACTTCCAAGCGAACGTGAAGCTCAGGCATATTTAACAGAAAGTTTAGGTACACTTTGGGAAGAAAATAAGCGTTACTTAAACCCTCAAGAATATCCTGTAGATTTAAGTGCGAAATGTTGGGAAAATAAACATAAACGTATTTTTGAAGTAGCAGAACGTGTTAAAGAGATGGAGGAAGATCATGAGTAAATTACAAGATATTGTTGTTAAAGAAATGAAAGTAAAACAACAGATTGATAGTGAAAAGGAATTTGATGAAATAAAACATTTTATTAAATCTTATGTTCAATCTCATTCTTTTATAAAATCGCTAGTACTTGGAATTTCTGGGGGACAAGATTCTACATTAACAGGAAAAATCGTACAATTAGCTGTAAATGAATTACGAGCAGAAGGACGTGAATGTAAGTTTATAGCAGTAAAATTACCGTACGGTGTTCAGAAGGATGCTGATGAGGTAGAAGATGCACTGCAATTTATAGAGCCTGATGAAATCGTTACAGTTAATATTAAACCTGCAGTCGATCAAAGTGTCCAATCCCTTAAGGAAGCAGGTATCGAATTAACAGATTTTCAAAGAGGAAATGAAAAAGCTCGTGAACGTATGAAAGTTCAATTTTCGATTGCTTCAAATCAAAGTGGTATAGTGGTTGGAACTGACCATTCTGCTGAGAACATTACAGGATTCTATACTAAGTATGGTGATGGCGCAGCTGATATTGCTCCAATTTTCGGTTTAGATAAAAGACAAGGTAAACAATTATTGAAGTATTTAAATGCACCTAAACATTTATATGAAAAAGTACCAACTGCAGATTTAGAAGATGATAAACCACAATTACCTGACGAGGAAGCGCTTGGTGTTACTTACGATCAAATAGATGATTATCTTGAAGGGAAAGATATACCCGCTGAAGCACGTGAAACTATTGAGAAACATTATGTAAGAAATGCCCATAAACGTGAACTTGCATATACAAGATATACTTGGCCTAAAAACTAAAATTTAAAATGAAAAATTATTCTTAGTGACAAATTAATATATGACTGATAAAATGATTTGGATTTATAGTTAGAAAAGAGGAATAATATGTCAGCAATCGCTCATAATCCATGGCTAATGGTTTTGGCCATATTTGTAATCAATGTCTGTTATGTCACATTCCTGACAATGAGAACCATATTAACATTGAAAGGCTATCGTTATATTGCTGCTGTGGTAAGTTTCCTTGAAGTGCTTGTATATGTTGTAGGTTTAGGATTGGTTATGTCTAGTTTAGATCAAATCCAAAATATTTTTGCATATGCATTAGGCTTCTCAGTTGGAATTATCGTAGGTATGAAGATAGAAGAGAAATTAGCGTTAGGTTATACTGTAGTCAATGTTACTTCATCAGAGTATGAATTAGATTTACCTAATGAATTAAGAAATTTAGGTTATGGTGTAACTCACTATGAAGCATTCGGTCGTGATGGTAGTCGAATGGTCATGCAAATTTTAACACCACGTAAATATGAATTTAAGCTTATGGATACAATTAAAAATCTTGACCCCAAAGCCTTTATCATTGCTTATGAACCGAGGAATATACATGGCGGATTCTGGGTTAAAGGGGTACGCAGACGTAAACTTAAAGCATACGAGCCAGAGCATTTAGATGTTGTAGTAGAACATGAAGAATTAGAAAGTGCGAAGACGAATGAGCAAAAAGTTTAAAGTCGAAGATAATGAGACCATTGCTGATTGCTTAGCTCGTATGCGTGAAGAAGGTTTTATGCCAACTCGTAGAATGGAAAAACCAGTCTATAAAGAAAATAAAGATGGAAGTATTGAAGTGCTTAAACAGGACATTATTTTTGTGGGTAAACCTATAGATTAACTTCATTATCAGATTACATTAGTGGTGCTTTTTAAATTTTTGAGTAGGATAGATAGTTACTT
Proteins encoded in this region:
- the nadE gene encoding ammonia-dependent NAD(+) synthetase; the encoded protein is MSKLQDIVVKEMKVKQQIDSEKEFDEIKHFIKSYVQSHSFIKSLVLGISGGQDSTLTGKIVQLAVNELRAEGRECKFIAVKLPYGVQKDADEVEDALQFIEPDEIVTVNIKPAVDQSVQSLKEAGIELTDFQRGNEKARERMKVQFSIASNQSGIVVGTDHSAENITGFYTKYGDGAADIAPIFGLDKRQGKQLLKYLNAPKHLYEKVPTADLEDDKPQLPDEEALGVTYDQIDDYLEGKDIPAEARETIEKHYVRNAHKRELAYTRYTWPKN
- a CDS encoding DUF2179 domain-containing protein; amino-acid sequence: MSAIAHNPWLMVLAIFVINVCYVTFLTMRTILTLKGYRYIAAVVSFLEVLVYVVGLGLVMSSLDQIQNIFAYALGFSVGIIVGMKIEEKLALGYTVVNVTSSEYELDLPNELRNLGYGVTHYEAFGRDGSRMVMQILTPRKYEFKLMDTIKNLDPKAFIIAYEPRNIHGGFWVKGVRRRKLKAYEPEHLDVVVEHEELESAKTNEQKV
- a CDS encoding NETI motif-containing protein — protein: MSKKFKVEDNETIADCLARMREEGFMPTRRMEKPVYKENKDGSIEVLKQDIIFVGKPID